A region of Hydrogenimonas cancrithermarum DNA encodes the following proteins:
- a CDS encoding DUF507 family protein: MKLNLAHAPYIANKIGIDLANAPFVEIKRGLEPVIEKAKEVIEADIKNERALEERVNELLEEKEDEIEFMRADVRQLFWMIKKKLAPEYGVILNNEERYSDLSHKILNELWEEDLIDYTVSENQVRGVIFKAIEDYMKSFEQIEDAVLEKMSHYKRELHPGTEEYDLIFERLYEEELRKRGMM; this comes from the coding sequence ATGAAGTTGAATTTAGCCCATGCTCCCTATATAGCCAACAAAATCGGGATCGATCTGGCGAACGCACCTTTTGTGGAGATCAAGCGGGGACTTGAACCGGTGATCGAAAAAGCCAAAGAGGTGATCGAAGCGGATATCAAGAACGAGCGCGCACTCGAAGAGCGTGTCAACGAGTTGCTGGAAGAGAAAGAGGACGAGATCGAGTTCATGCGGGCCGATGTACGCCAGCTTTTCTGGATGATCAAAAAGAAGCTGGCTCCGGAATATGGTGTCATCCTCAATAATGAAGAACGCTACAGCGACCTTTCGCACAAGATTCTGAACGAGCTCTGGGAAGAGGATCTCATCGACTATACGGTGAGTGAAAATCAGGTGCGCGGGGTGATCTTCAAAGCGATAGAAGATTATATGAAATCGTTCGAGCAGATCGAAGATGCGGTACTCGAGAAAATGTCGCACTACAAGCGCGAGCTGCATCCGGGTACCGAAGAGTACGATCTTATTTTCGAGCGCCTCTACGAAGAGGAGCTTCGCAAACGGGGGATGATGTAA
- a CDS encoding MotE family protein, whose product MKSFFFMLLPMILFAQTSQLLECNKIFEERKQELELKLEEIDEARQAYEALKDATESMFKRKEQMLRQKERELNATREKLEAERKAIEELIAQNEALLKAIKEAKAGKVSQTYAKMKASAAAQILEQMEPKEAARILATLKPKTVGQILSKMNPQKASKITLLLEGDMKK is encoded by the coding sequence ATGAAGAGCTTCTTTTTTATGCTGCTGCCGATGATACTCTTCGCCCAGACCTCTCAACTTCTGGAGTGCAACAAAATATTTGAAGAGCGCAAACAGGAGCTCGAGCTCAAACTCGAAGAGATCGATGAAGCGCGTCAGGCGTATGAAGCACTCAAAGATGCGACGGAATCGATGTTCAAACGCAAAGAGCAGATGCTGAGGCAAAAGGAGCGTGAGCTCAATGCGACACGTGAAAAACTCGAAGCCGAGCGCAAAGCGATCGAAGAGCTCATTGCGCAAAACGAAGCGTTGCTCAAAGCGATCAAAGAGGCCAAAGCGGGCAAAGTTTCCCAGACCTATGCAAAGATGAAAGCCTCCGCCGCGGCACAGATTCTCGAACAGATGGAACCGAAAGAGGCAGCTCGCATTCTCGCTACTCTCAAGCCGAAAACGGTCGGCCAGATTCTTTCGAAAATGAATCCGCAAAAGGCTTCAAAGATCACGCTGCTGCTTGAAGGCGATATGAAAAAGTAG
- a CDS encoding flagellar FliJ family protein, giving the protein MTKLRRQQFERAEQEMAAAGRALIRLLDEKEALRSDERAIEPPASGTGRQLAALLDQKRAIKSALEALEYRIDAARRFKEEKRKLLKAAHIAYEQAKSIESQAIQKMMAKRKRDEAGRLDEIASQRFWRDRDMGKKERK; this is encoded by the coding sequence TTGACAAAACTGAGAAGACAGCAGTTCGAACGTGCGGAACAGGAAATGGCGGCAGCCGGGAGAGCGCTTATCCGGCTGTTGGACGAAAAGGAGGCACTGCGTTCCGACGAACGAGCGATCGAACCGCCAGCTTCGGGGACCGGTAGGCAGCTCGCTGCTCTACTCGATCAAAAACGTGCGATCAAGTCTGCGCTCGAGGCGCTCGAGTATCGGATCGATGCGGCAAGGCGCTTCAAAGAGGAGAAGAGAAAGTTGTTGAAAGCGGCACATATCGCTTACGAACAGGCCAAGAGTATCGAATCGCAAGCGATACAAAAGATGATGGCGAAGCGGAAGCGCGACGAAGCGGGGCGGCTTGACGAAATTGCATCGCAGCGGTTTTGGCGTGACCGGGATATGGGAAAGAAGGAGCGGAAATGA
- a CDS encoding adenylosuccinate synthase has translation MQKADLIVGLQWGDEGKGKIVDMLAQKYEVVARFAGGHNAGHTIVTDGKKYALHLIPSGILNPEAVNIIGNGVVVCPTNLMKEMSQFDNLEGRLWLSDKAHLILPYHQLIDQAKERMRGDKAIGTTGRGIGPAYADKISRSGHRVGELKDIDTLFEKIVDYLKQNKPVFDAMGVEIPTESSLKEDLKCYRDGLMPYIADTTQMIWKYLDAGKKILLEGAQGTMLDIDHGTYPYVTSSNTVAGGACTGMGLSPKTIGKVTGIAKAYCTRVGNGPFPSEEFGPEGERLRQQGHEFGTTTGRPRRCGWFDAVAIRHACALNGCDQISLMKLDVLDGFDEIKICTGYEFEGEVIDYVPYDLERVKPIYETFPGWEKVEGISEYDALPDSAKAYIETIERVSGVKVGIISTSPDRNDTIVR, from the coding sequence TTGCAAAAAGCTGATTTGATAGTCGGACTCCAGTGGGGTGATGAAGGAAAAGGCAAGATCGTCGATATGCTGGCCCAGAAGTATGAGGTGGTGGCACGCTTCGCGGGCGGCCACAACGCCGGCCACACGATCGTCACCGACGGCAAAAAGTATGCGCTTCACCTGATCCCTTCGGGCATTCTCAATCCCGAGGCGGTCAACATCATCGGAAATGGTGTCGTTGTCTGCCCGACCAATTTGATGAAGGAGATGTCGCAGTTCGACAACCTCGAAGGGCGTCTATGGCTCAGCGACAAAGCGCACCTGATTCTGCCCTACCATCAATTGATCGATCAGGCGAAAGAGCGGATGCGAGGCGACAAGGCGATCGGTACCACCGGACGTGGCATCGGGCCTGCCTACGCCGACAAGATTTCACGATCCGGCCACCGTGTCGGGGAGTTAAAAGATATCGATACGCTCTTTGAAAAGATCGTCGACTATCTGAAGCAGAACAAGCCTGTTTTCGATGCGATGGGGGTCGAGATTCCGACAGAATCTTCACTGAAAGAAGATTTGAAGTGTTACCGTGACGGCTTGATGCCCTACATCGCCGATACGACGCAGATGATCTGGAAATATCTCGATGCGGGCAAAAAGATACTGCTGGAAGGGGCACAGGGGACGATGCTCGATATCGACCATGGCACCTATCCCTACGTTACAAGTTCCAATACCGTTGCCGGTGGTGCATGCACAGGCATGGGGCTTTCGCCAAAAACGATCGGCAAAGTTACCGGCATAGCCAAAGCCTATTGCACACGCGTCGGCAACGGTCCTTTCCCGAGTGAAGAGTTCGGTCCGGAAGGTGAGCGGCTGCGTCAGCAGGGGCATGAGTTCGGGACGACGACCGGTAGACCGAGGCGTTGCGGCTGGTTCGACGCGGTCGCGATCCGCCACGCTTGTGCACTCAATGGATGCGATCAGATTTCATTGATGAAGCTTGACGTTTTAGACGGGTTCGACGAGATAAAAATATGTACCGGCTACGAGTTCGAAGGGGAGGTGATCGACTATGTCCCTTACGATCTGGAGCGTGTCAAGCCGATCTATGAAACCTTCCCGGGATGGGAAAAGGTCGAAGGGATCAGCGAGTACGATGCGCTTCCGGATTCGGCCAAAGCCTACATTGAGACGATCGAGCGGGTCAGCGGCGTGAAAGTTGGTATCATATCGACCAGCCCGGATCGTAACGATACGATCGTAAGATAA
- a CDS encoding ATP phosphoribosyltransferase regulatory subunit, whose protein sequence is MIFEHEIPAGSRLYFGESARAKREIERIASDLLQREGFEEIATPLFSYHQHQSIRDRHELIRLGDPQNREVTLRADSTIDVVRLVTKRLGRSTGQKKWFYIQPVFRYPTREINQVGAEWLDGKLADVLDVTMSLFDALDVKPVLQISNIQIPVLISFEFGIPLEWFASMQIEKLLGTEYAWLGELARVQHMEQLDAVMEHVPQILRPELEKMKELTEACQCEQCVLSPLYYAKMRYYDGLFFQCFKNNTPLASGGHFINDDISAAGFALYTDALIEARLKGNVK, encoded by the coding sequence GGGCAGCCGCCTCTATTTTGGCGAGAGCGCCAGGGCCAAGCGCGAGATCGAACGGATCGCCAGCGACCTACTGCAAAGAGAGGGGTTCGAGGAGATCGCGACGCCTCTTTTCTCGTACCACCAGCACCAGAGTATCCGAGACCGCCACGAGCTGATCCGCCTCGGCGACCCGCAAAACCGCGAAGTGACGCTGCGTGCAGACAGCACGATCGACGTTGTGCGGCTGGTCACGAAGCGTCTGGGGCGTTCGACCGGGCAGAAGAAGTGGTTCTACATCCAGCCCGTCTTTCGCTACCCGACTCGCGAGATCAATCAGGTAGGGGCCGAGTGGCTCGATGGGAAGCTGGCGGACGTACTCGATGTGACGATGTCGCTCTTCGACGCACTGGACGTCAAGCCGGTACTGCAGATCTCGAACATCCAGATTCCAGTGCTTATCTCGTTTGAATTTGGCATTCCTCTCGAGTGGTTCGCATCGATGCAGATCGAAAAGCTGCTTGGAACCGAGTACGCGTGGTTGGGGGAGCTGGCACGCGTGCAACACATGGAGCAGCTCGATGCCGTGATGGAACATGTTCCGCAGATTCTCCGGCCGGAACTCGAAAAGATGAAAGAACTGACGGAGGCGTGCCAATGTGAGCAGTGTGTGCTGTCACCACTCTATTATGCGAAGATGCGTTACTATGACGGACTCTTTTTCCAATGCTTTAAAAACAATACGCCGCTGGCTTCCGGCGGGCACTTTATAAACGATGACATCTCCGCAGCCGGATTTGCGCTCTATACCGATGCGCTGATCGAGGCGCGGCTCAAAGGGAATGTAAAATGA